In the Centroberyx gerrardi isolate f3 chromosome 9, fCenGer3.hap1.cur.20231027, whole genome shotgun sequence genome, one interval contains:
- the ptbp1b gene encoding polypyrimidine tract-binding protein 1b isoform X1, which yields MDGSVPHDITVGTKRGSDELLSCVSNGPYIMSTAANGNDSKKFKGDIRGPGVPSRVIHVRKLPNDINEAEVISLGLPFGAVTNLLMLKAKNQAFIEMNSEDAAQTMVGYYSTMTPVIRNHPIYIQFSNHKELKTDNSPNQVRAQAALQAVSASQAGGLDSAVAPSPVLRVVVENLFYPVTLDVLHQIFSKFGTVLRIITFTKNNQFQALLQYPDGMTAQHSKLSLDGQNIYNACCTLRISFSKLTSLNVKYNNDKSRDYTRPDLPTGDNQPAMEHPAMAAFTPGIISASPYGGASHFPPAFTIQQAVSSPCPGLTVPALPGALASLSLPGAARLGFPPLPAGHCVLLVSNLNPERVTPHCLFILFGVYGDVMRVKILFNKKENALVQMSDSTQAQLAMSHLNGQRLHGKPLRITLSKHTSVQLPREGHEDQGLTKDYSTSPLHRFKKPGSKNYSNIFPPSATLHLSNIPPSVVEDDLKMLFASSGAMVKAFKFFQKDHKMALIQMGSVEEAIESLIEFHNHDLGENHHLRVSFSKSSI from the exons AGAGGATCTGACGAGCTTTTGTCCTGCGTCTCCAACGGCCCATATATCATGAGCACCGCAG ccaATGGCAACGACAGCAAGAAGTTCAAAGGTGACATAAGAGGCCCCGGGGTGCCGTCCAGGGTCATCCACGTCCGCAAGCTTCCCAACGACATCAACGAGGCGGAGGTCATCTCCCTCGGCCTGCCCTTCGGCGCCGTCACCAACCTGCTGATGCTCAAAGCCAAGAACCAG gccTTCATCGAGATGAACTCTGAGGACGCTGCCCAGACCATGGTGGGCTACTACTCCACCATGACACCAGTTATCCGCAACCATCCCATCTACATCCAGTTCTCCAACCACAAGGAGCTCAAGACCGACAACTCCCCCAACCAAGTG CGGGCCCAGGCCGCCCTGCAGGCCGTCAGTGCGTCCCAGGCCGGCGGTCTGGACTCGGCCGTGGCTCCCAGCCCGGTGTTGAGGGTGGTGGTGGAAAACCTCTTCTACCCCGTCACCCTGGACGTCCTGCACCAG ATCTTCTCTAAGTTCGGTACTGTGTTGAGGATCATCACCTTCACCAAGAACAACCAGTTCCAGGCTCTTCTGCAGTATCCTGATGGGATGACCGCCCAGCACTCTAAACTG TCTCTGGACGGTCAGAATATCTACAACGCCTGCTGCACTCTGCGGATCAGCTTCTCCAAGCTGACCAGCCTCAACGTCAAATACAACAACGACAAGAGCCGCGACTACACCCGGCCCGACCTGCCCACCGGAGACAACCAGCCCGCCATGGAGCACCCGGCCATGGCTGCCTTCA CTCCAGGCATCATCTCTGCGTCGCCGTACGGCGGAGCGTCTCACTTCCCGCCGGCCTTCACCATCCAGCAGGCAG TGTCCTCCCCCTGTCCAGGGCTGACGGTCCCGGCGCTCCCAGGGGCCCTGGCCTCCCTGTCGCTCCCCGGGGCCGCCAGGCTGggcttcccccccctccccgccggACACTGTGTCCTGCTGGTCAGCAACCTCAACCCGGAG AGAGTTACGCCCCACTGCCTCTTTATTCTCTTCG GTGTTTATGGCGACGTGATGAGGGTGAAGATCCTGTTCAACAAGAAGGAGAACGCTCTGGTTCAGATGTCCGACAGCACCCAGGCTCAGCTAG CCATGAGCCACCTGAACGGCCAGCGGCTCCACGGGAAGCCTCTTCGCATCACGCTGTCCAAACACACCAGCGTCCAGCTTCCCCGCGAAGGCCATGAGGACCAGGGCCTgaccaaagactacagcaccTCCCCGCTGCACCGCTTCAAGAAGCCCGGCTCCAAAAACTACTCCAACATCTTCCCCCCCTCCGCCACCCTGCACCTCTCCAACATCCC GCCGTCTGTGGTTGAGGACGACCTGAAGATGCTGTTTGCCAGCTCAGGAGCCATGGTCAAGGCCTTCAAGTTCTTCCA GAAGGACCATAAGATGGCTCTGATCCAGATGGGCTCGGTGGAGGAGGCCATCGAGTCGCTCATCGAGTTCCACAACCACGACCTGGGAGAGAACCACCACCTCCGGgtctccttctccaagtcctccATCTGA
- the ptbp1b gene encoding polypyrimidine tract-binding protein 1b isoform X3: MSTAANGNDSKKFKGDIRGPGVPSRVIHVRKLPNDINEAEVISLGLPFGAVTNLLMLKAKNQAFIEMNSEDAAQTMVGYYSTMTPVIRNHPIYIQFSNHKELKTDNSPNQVRAQAALQAVSASQAGGLDSAVAPSPVLRVVVENLFYPVTLDVLHQIFSKFGTVLRIITFTKNNQFQALLQYPDGMTAQHSKLSLDGQNIYNACCTLRISFSKLTSLNVKYNNDKSRDYTRPDLPTGDNQPAMEHPAMAAFTPGIISASPYGGASHFPPAFTIQQAVSSPCPGLTVPALPGALASLSLPGAARLGFPPLPAGHCVLLVSNLNPERVTPHCLFILFGVYGDVMRVKILFNKKENALVQMSDSTQAQLAMSHLNGQRLHGKPLRITLSKHTSVQLPREGHEDQGLTKDYSTSPLHRFKKPGSKNYSNIFPPSATLHLSNIPPSVVEDDLKMLFASSGAMVKAFKFFQKDHKMALIQMGSVEEAIESLIEFHNHDLGENHHLRVSFSKSSI; encoded by the exons ATGAGCACCGCAG ccaATGGCAACGACAGCAAGAAGTTCAAAGGTGACATAAGAGGCCCCGGGGTGCCGTCCAGGGTCATCCACGTCCGCAAGCTTCCCAACGACATCAACGAGGCGGAGGTCATCTCCCTCGGCCTGCCCTTCGGCGCCGTCACCAACCTGCTGATGCTCAAAGCCAAGAACCAG gccTTCATCGAGATGAACTCTGAGGACGCTGCCCAGACCATGGTGGGCTACTACTCCACCATGACACCAGTTATCCGCAACCATCCCATCTACATCCAGTTCTCCAACCACAAGGAGCTCAAGACCGACAACTCCCCCAACCAAGTG CGGGCCCAGGCCGCCCTGCAGGCCGTCAGTGCGTCCCAGGCCGGCGGTCTGGACTCGGCCGTGGCTCCCAGCCCGGTGTTGAGGGTGGTGGTGGAAAACCTCTTCTACCCCGTCACCCTGGACGTCCTGCACCAG ATCTTCTCTAAGTTCGGTACTGTGTTGAGGATCATCACCTTCACCAAGAACAACCAGTTCCAGGCTCTTCTGCAGTATCCTGATGGGATGACCGCCCAGCACTCTAAACTG TCTCTGGACGGTCAGAATATCTACAACGCCTGCTGCACTCTGCGGATCAGCTTCTCCAAGCTGACCAGCCTCAACGTCAAATACAACAACGACAAGAGCCGCGACTACACCCGGCCCGACCTGCCCACCGGAGACAACCAGCCCGCCATGGAGCACCCGGCCATGGCTGCCTTCA CTCCAGGCATCATCTCTGCGTCGCCGTACGGCGGAGCGTCTCACTTCCCGCCGGCCTTCACCATCCAGCAGGCAG TGTCCTCCCCCTGTCCAGGGCTGACGGTCCCGGCGCTCCCAGGGGCCCTGGCCTCCCTGTCGCTCCCCGGGGCCGCCAGGCTGggcttcccccccctccccgccggACACTGTGTCCTGCTGGTCAGCAACCTCAACCCGGAG AGAGTTACGCCCCACTGCCTCTTTATTCTCTTCG GTGTTTATGGCGACGTGATGAGGGTGAAGATCCTGTTCAACAAGAAGGAGAACGCTCTGGTTCAGATGTCCGACAGCACCCAGGCTCAGCTAG CCATGAGCCACCTGAACGGCCAGCGGCTCCACGGGAAGCCTCTTCGCATCACGCTGTCCAAACACACCAGCGTCCAGCTTCCCCGCGAAGGCCATGAGGACCAGGGCCTgaccaaagactacagcaccTCCCCGCTGCACCGCTTCAAGAAGCCCGGCTCCAAAAACTACTCCAACATCTTCCCCCCCTCCGCCACCCTGCACCTCTCCAACATCCC GCCGTCTGTGGTTGAGGACGACCTGAAGATGCTGTTTGCCAGCTCAGGAGCCATGGTCAAGGCCTTCAAGTTCTTCCA GAAGGACCATAAGATGGCTCTGATCCAGATGGGCTCGGTGGAGGAGGCCATCGAGTCGCTCATCGAGTTCCACAACCACGACCTGGGAGAGAACCACCACCTCCGGgtctccttctccaagtcctccATCTGA
- the ptbp1b gene encoding polypyrimidine tract-binding protein 1b isoform X2 has protein sequence MDGSVPHDITVGTKRGSDELLSCVSNGPYIMSTAANGNDSKKFKGDIRGPGVPSRVIHVRKLPNDINEAEVISLGLPFGAVTNLLMLKAKNQAFIEMNSEDAAQTMVGYYSTMTPVIRNHPIYIQFSNHKELKTDNSPNQVRAQAALQAVSASQAGGLDSAVAPSPVLRVVVENLFYPVTLDVLHQIFSKFGTVLRIITFTKNNQFQALLQYPDGMTAQHSKLSLDGQNIYNACCTLRISFSKLTSLNVKYNNDKSRDYTRPDLPTGDNQPAMEHPAMAAFTPGIISASPYGGASHFPPAFTIQQAGLTVPALPGALASLSLPGAARLGFPPLPAGHCVLLVSNLNPERVTPHCLFILFGVYGDVMRVKILFNKKENALVQMSDSTQAQLAMSHLNGQRLHGKPLRITLSKHTSVQLPREGHEDQGLTKDYSTSPLHRFKKPGSKNYSNIFPPSATLHLSNIPPSVVEDDLKMLFASSGAMVKAFKFFQKDHKMALIQMGSVEEAIESLIEFHNHDLGENHHLRVSFSKSSI, from the exons AGAGGATCTGACGAGCTTTTGTCCTGCGTCTCCAACGGCCCATATATCATGAGCACCGCAG ccaATGGCAACGACAGCAAGAAGTTCAAAGGTGACATAAGAGGCCCCGGGGTGCCGTCCAGGGTCATCCACGTCCGCAAGCTTCCCAACGACATCAACGAGGCGGAGGTCATCTCCCTCGGCCTGCCCTTCGGCGCCGTCACCAACCTGCTGATGCTCAAAGCCAAGAACCAG gccTTCATCGAGATGAACTCTGAGGACGCTGCCCAGACCATGGTGGGCTACTACTCCACCATGACACCAGTTATCCGCAACCATCCCATCTACATCCAGTTCTCCAACCACAAGGAGCTCAAGACCGACAACTCCCCCAACCAAGTG CGGGCCCAGGCCGCCCTGCAGGCCGTCAGTGCGTCCCAGGCCGGCGGTCTGGACTCGGCCGTGGCTCCCAGCCCGGTGTTGAGGGTGGTGGTGGAAAACCTCTTCTACCCCGTCACCCTGGACGTCCTGCACCAG ATCTTCTCTAAGTTCGGTACTGTGTTGAGGATCATCACCTTCACCAAGAACAACCAGTTCCAGGCTCTTCTGCAGTATCCTGATGGGATGACCGCCCAGCACTCTAAACTG TCTCTGGACGGTCAGAATATCTACAACGCCTGCTGCACTCTGCGGATCAGCTTCTCCAAGCTGACCAGCCTCAACGTCAAATACAACAACGACAAGAGCCGCGACTACACCCGGCCCGACCTGCCCACCGGAGACAACCAGCCCGCCATGGAGCACCCGGCCATGGCTGCCTTCA CTCCAGGCATCATCTCTGCGTCGCCGTACGGCGGAGCGTCTCACTTCCCGCCGGCCTTCACCATCCAGCAGGCAG GGCTGACGGTCCCGGCGCTCCCAGGGGCCCTGGCCTCCCTGTCGCTCCCCGGGGCCGCCAGGCTGggcttcccccccctccccgccggACACTGTGTCCTGCTGGTCAGCAACCTCAACCCGGAG AGAGTTACGCCCCACTGCCTCTTTATTCTCTTCG GTGTTTATGGCGACGTGATGAGGGTGAAGATCCTGTTCAACAAGAAGGAGAACGCTCTGGTTCAGATGTCCGACAGCACCCAGGCTCAGCTAG CCATGAGCCACCTGAACGGCCAGCGGCTCCACGGGAAGCCTCTTCGCATCACGCTGTCCAAACACACCAGCGTCCAGCTTCCCCGCGAAGGCCATGAGGACCAGGGCCTgaccaaagactacagcaccTCCCCGCTGCACCGCTTCAAGAAGCCCGGCTCCAAAAACTACTCCAACATCTTCCCCCCCTCCGCCACCCTGCACCTCTCCAACATCCC GCCGTCTGTGGTTGAGGACGACCTGAAGATGCTGTTTGCCAGCTCAGGAGCCATGGTCAAGGCCTTCAAGTTCTTCCA GAAGGACCATAAGATGGCTCTGATCCAGATGGGCTCGGTGGAGGAGGCCATCGAGTCGCTCATCGAGTTCCACAACCACGACCTGGGAGAGAACCACCACCTCCGGgtctccttctccaagtcctccATCTGA